Genomic DNA from Paenibacillus borealis:
AGCACGGTACAGAAGAGCTGGCGTAACTTGGCATCATCCTCAACCACAAGAATATTAAACATAAGGTCTCCTCCCGGAACGGTTCCATGTTATTCAACGTATAGCTTGTTTATATGGTTATGGGTTCCCCGCAAAGTACCGGAGTAACCCTCGAAGCCAAAGTACTTGTTCTAGTATACCTCATCAAGATCAAGCCAAGCTCAACTGGGAGTTTAGGTTTAGTTTATATTGAGCGGCTATACTTGGGTACAGTAAGACTAGAAGATTTCAGAGAGACTAATGATTACAGGGATGGAAAGGGAGACTGGACAATGCTGCAATTAAAAAACATCACCAAGAGCTACAAGACCGGCGAATTTACACAGGTTGCACTGGATAAAGTGAATCTCAATTTCAGGGAAAGCGAATTCGTCGCAATTCTGGGCCAAAGCGGCTCGGGGAAGACCACGCTGCTGAATATCGTCGGCGGGCTGGATCAGTATGACAGCGGAGAGCTGATCATCAACGGCCAATCGACAGAACGCTTCAAAGACAGTGAGTGGGATGCGTACCGCAATAATAGTGTTGGCTTTATTTTTCAAAGCTATAATCTGATCTCACATCTGAGCATCACGGATAACGTGGAGATGGGGATGACGCTCAGCGGGGTAGCTTCAGCCGAGAAGCACCGTAAGGCGCTTGAAGTACTGGAGAAGGTTGGACTGAAGGATCATGTGCACAAAAAGCCGAATCAGCTGTCAGGCGGACAGATGCAGCGTGTAGCGATCGCCCGTGCGCTGGCTAACAATCCGGACATTATTCTGGCCGATGAGCCTACGGGAGCACTCGACACAGAGACAAGTGAGCAGATCATGGAGCTGATCAAGACTATTGCCGAAGACAAGCTGGTCATCATGGTTACCCATAATCCGGAGCTGGCGGAGAGTTATGCTGACCGTGTAATCCGCTTCAAGGACGGTCATTCGATCTCGGACAGCAATCCTCTGCCCACGCAGAAGGCCTCAAGTGCTTATAAGCTGAAACAAACGAGCATGAGCTTTTTCACAGCACTGAAATTATCCGGTAAAAATATTGCAACCAAGAAATGGCGCACGGGTCTGACCGCTTTTGCCTCAAGTATCGGCATTATTGGTATTGCCCTGATCCTGTCCTTGTCCAACGGCTTCGATAAGCAGATCAGCTCGTATGAAACAGGGGCGCTCTCCAACTTCCCGATCTCGATTAACCAGACGGCGATTAATTTGCAGAATGCAGGTCCTCCGGGTCAGGGGTCAACAGAACTCACTTCGTATCCCACAGAGAAAAAGCTCTATCCGTATGATCCGACTGTGAATTCAGCCATGCATACGAATGTGCTGACCCCCGAGTATATCGAATATCTGGATGGAATCGATCCGAAGCTGATTGACGGCGTCTCTTATACCCGAACCGTGAATATGAACTGGCTGGTTTCGGATGGGGACAAGGCGACCACGCTGGATAAAAGCAATATCACTGTAGCCCCATATCCAAGCAAACAGGGCAGTGCCTCGGGAAGCTATCTGGAGCAGTACTACGATCTGCTGGAAGGATCATTCCCTACAGAGAAGACCGATCTTGTGCTCATCGTGGATGAATACAACCGTCTGACCGATGCTGCAGTGGATGCTCTGGGGCTGGATTATGAAGCGGAGAGCATCAATCTGAGCGATCTTGTCGGAACTCAATTGAAGCTGGTAATGAACAATGATTATTATAAGAAAAATGGCGAGCAGTTTGTTGTCAATGGAACAGCTGCTGATCTGACCGCTCTCTACAACAGTCCTAATGCCGTGACGCTCAACATTGTTGGTGTGCTGCGCGGGCAGGAAGGTTCCAGCATTTCTACGCTGTCTCCCGGCATTGTCTATTCCGATGAGCTGGCTGCAACGTTCATTGCCGATGCCCAGAAATCTGAGATTGTCCTCGCACAGGAGGCTTCAGATATCAATGTGCTGACAGGGCAAGCCCTATCCGATGGGGTAGCTGGCATGAGTTCGAGCGGCGCAATGGGCGGTTCACCACTCATGAACGCCGGTATGGCGGCAGCAAGCAGTATGGCGCCCTTGACTAAAGCAGATGCGCTTGCCGCTCTGGGGGCAACCGATATTCCAAGTGCGGTCTCGCTGTACCCGATTGATTTCAGTGCCAAAGAATCGGTAACAGCTTATCTGGACAAATGGAATGAAGGAAAAGCTGCGGAGGATCAGGTGCAGTACACCGATCTGGCGGCGATTGTCACCAACATTTCCGGCGGGATTATGGACGGGATTACGATGGTGCTGATTGCTTTTGCAGCGATTTCCCTCGTAGTGTCGCTGATTATGATCGCAATTATCACGTACATCTCCGTTATGGAACGGACGAAGGAGATCGGCGTACTGCGTGCACTGGGTGCCCGTAAGAAGGATATTACGCGGGTCTTCAATGCCGAGACCTTCATTATCGGGGCTTGCTCGGGGATTCTGGGGATCGGCATTACGTACCTGCTGACCATTCCGGTTAACGCGGTCCTGTATAACCTGACTGAGCTGAAGAATGTCGCTCAGCTTAATCCGCTGCATGCGCTCATTCTAGGCGTGATCAGCGTCCTGCTGACTATGCTTGGCGGTGCGATTCCGGCCAAAATGGCGGCGAAGAAGGATCCGGTTGCTGCACTGCGCAGTGAGTAATTGACCGTAGTCCTGACAATCCGGACGGAATTTCAAGAAACCCAAAGGGAGCTAATCCCTTTGGGTTTCTTTGTCATTGATCACAGAAGTATAGGGAGGTATGGGATAAAATAACAGAAATGAGAGTTGACAAGAAGTACCATTCAGGAGCCGTCATCTATTGGGGCTTCTTATGCGTAATCTATTTATTAATCTGGCTGCGTGTCCGCTTTGGCCCGCAAAAATAATACCGGCATGGCTTCACGGACATAGCCGGCAACAGCGGATTACTCCGCAGGAGGCAGCTGGGCACGCGTGGATTTCTTTTTGTTGATCTCCTTGGACAGCTCTAAATGCTGCTGGGAGATTTTTTTGAGTTCTGCCTGTAATTTAGTGATCCGGCTCATCTTACTGCTAAGCGAGCTGGGGGAAGAGCTT
This window encodes:
- a CDS encoding ABC transporter ATP-binding protein/permease, translating into MLQLKNITKSYKTGEFTQVALDKVNLNFRESEFVAILGQSGSGKTTLLNIVGGLDQYDSGELIINGQSTERFKDSEWDAYRNNSVGFIFQSYNLISHLSITDNVEMGMTLSGVASAEKHRKALEVLEKVGLKDHVHKKPNQLSGGQMQRVAIARALANNPDIILADEPTGALDTETSEQIMELIKTIAEDKLVIMVTHNPELAESYADRVIRFKDGHSISDSNPLPTQKASSAYKLKQTSMSFFTALKLSGKNIATKKWRTGLTAFASSIGIIGIALILSLSNGFDKQISSYETGALSNFPISINQTAINLQNAGPPGQGSTELTSYPTEKKLYPYDPTVNSAMHTNVLTPEYIEYLDGIDPKLIDGVSYTRTVNMNWLVSDGDKATTLDKSNITVAPYPSKQGSASGSYLEQYYDLLEGSFPTEKTDLVLIVDEYNRLTDAAVDALGLDYEAESINLSDLVGTQLKLVMNNDYYKKNGEQFVVNGTAADLTALYNSPNAVTLNIVGVLRGQEGSSISTLSPGIVYSDELAATFIADAQKSEIVLAQEASDINVLTGQALSDGVAGMSSSGAMGGSPLMNAGMAAASSMAPLTKADALAALGATDIPSAVSLYPIDFSAKESVTAYLDKWNEGKAAEDQVQYTDLAAIVTNISGGIMDGITMVLIAFAAISLVVSLIMIAIITYISVMERTKEIGVLRALGARKKDITRVFNAETFIIGACSGILGIGITYLLTIPVNAVLYNLTELKNVAQLNPLHALILGVISVLLTMLGGAIPAKMAAKKDPVAALRSE